In the Vitis vinifera cultivar Pinot Noir 40024 chromosome 2, ASM3070453v1 genome, one interval contains:
- the LOC100243132 gene encoding uncharacterized protein LOC100243132 translates to MQGRRGASFSDFGDPFAGFGSFGGFGGHRSLVSSVFGGRDPFDDPFFTQPFGGMFESSLFGSRGSPFMAMPGTGFLEHQVQQPNTRGPIIEELNSDDEKEEEEKKDNPRKHRRSSKEPYVEDADDEASGRKSKQMQYRNEYNRMTNTQPQPQPRSFSFTSSTVTYGGTNGPYYTSSTTRRTGSDGLTFEESKEADTTTRQAAHRVSRGIRNKGHSVTRKLNSDGQVDTMQALHNLNENELSGFEEAWQGNAKKYLPGWNERFNGLDNIGHGSSGQTGQANRGGWALPSTERVMPSSSHSQHPRTEAEIGDRTGSSRGRARATTTRINID, encoded by the exons ATGCAGGGAAGACGTGGGGCTTCTTTCTCTGATTTTGGTGATCCTTTTGCTGGTTTTGGGAGTTTTGGTGGCTTTGGGGGACACAGGAGTTTGGTTTCTAGTGTTTTTGGGGGGAGGGACCCTTTTGATGATCCTTTCTTCACACAGCCATTTGGAGGAATGTTTGAATCCAGCCTCTTTGGTTCAAGAGGAAGTCCGTTCATGGCCATGCCTGGGACTGGATTTCTAGAGCATCAAGTTCAACAGCCAAATACAAGAGGCCCTATCATTGAAGAACTGAACTCTGATgatgaaaaggaagaagaagagaagaaagataATCCTAGAAAGCATCGTAGGTCAAGCAAGGAACCTTATGTTGAGGATGCAGATGATGAAGCTTCTG GGCGAAAGAGCAAGCAAATGCAGTATAGGAATGAGTACAACAGGATGACCAACACACAGCCACAGCCCCAACCACGTAGCTTCTCATTTACGAGTTCCACTGTGACTTATGGTGGTACAAATGGGCCTTACTATACTTCATCTACAACTAGGAGGACAGGAAGTGATGGA CTGACTtttgaagaaagcaaagaagcTGATACTACTACACGTCAAGCTGCTCACAGGGTCTCTAGGGGAATTCGCAATAAG GGGCATTCTGTTACAAGGAAGCTTAATTCAGATGGTCAGGTGGACACAATGCAGGCCTTACACAATCTAAATGAAA ATGAGCTTTCTGGTTTTGAGGAAGCTTGGCAAGGAAATGCTAAAAAATACTTGCCTGGTTGGAATGAGAGGTTCAATGGTCTAGATAATATTG GACACGGCAGCAGTGGACAAACTGGGCAGGCGAACAGGGGAGGTTGGGCGCTACCTTCAACTGAGCGTGTAATGCCTTCTAGTTCTCATTCACAACACCCAAGGACAGAAGCAGAAATTGGAGATAGGACAGGTTCTTCTCGTGGGAGGGCAAGAGCAACTACTACCAGAATAAATATTGATTAG
- the LOC100260132 gene encoding IRK-interacting protein, with the protein MAPSSSSSSPSSSRASPSRPPPSPRSPHFTPIQECEREEQEDEVTPSSCTDKGDPSKHHPTPIHKSDKNGKQSTRKRTDSDSLYEDDRTVSCNKCRPSAREKISVVPLDNAGMNRNSSSLASPNGIFKSILSSFTRKSPRTSDTSWTAREEHWKIAVAELSHKLIQATRKRDEALLEASRLKYSMAELEKKLNKLEVYCHNLKSGLDVCSGNSPYRPRKDQQIEANHFKIRDHDKVIEHFLVAVSEARSSIRLLSRSLTLQLRQIGGKVYERISLLLQPYDVKLSLSKNPRTLLVYLEALLSKAFFEDFESVGFQKNASNQILNPIERCEANYASFNILQGLTWDEVLNKGTRHFSEEFSKFCDRKMSEIVAMLAWNRAWTEPLLQAFFSASKSVWLVHLLAMSVHPSLPIFRVETGTKFDTVYMDDMGGDKARRLVPVMVRIMVAPGFYVYGNVVKCKVLCRYSNDNNQDRGVPLTPTI; encoded by the exons ATGGctccatcatcttcttcttcttctccgtCTTCCTCTAGAGCCTCCCCTTCGCGCCCTCCGCCCTCTCCCCGGTCTCCTCACTTCACTCCT ATTCAAGAGTGCGAAAGGGAAGAACAAGAAGACGAAGTGACTCCAAGTTCTTGTACAGACAAAGGAGACCCTTCAAAACACCATCCGACGCCCATCCATAAATCtgacaaaaatggaaaacagtCTACCAGAAAACGTACGGATTCGGACAGCCTTTACGAAGACGACCGTACGGTCTCTTGCAACAAGTGTCGGCCAAGCGCCCGGGAAAAGATCTCCGTGGTTCCTCTGGACAACGCCGGCATGAATCGGAACTCGTCGTCGCTCGCAAGCCCCAACGGTATCTTCAAATCGATACTCTCGTCGTTTACAAGGAAGAGTCCGAGGACGTCAGATACATCGTGGACGGCAAGAGAAGAGCACTGGAAGATCGCCGTGGCGGAGCTATCCCACAAGCTCATTCAAGCTACGAGGAAGAGAGACGAAGCTCTCCTCGAAGCTTCTCGGCTCAAGTACTCCATGGCTGAATTGGAGAAAAAGCTGAACAAGCTCGAAGTCTACTGCCACAATTTAAAGTCGGGACTTGACGTTTGCAGCGGCAATTCACCGTACCGGCCAAGGAAAGATCAACAAATCGAAGcgaatcatttcaaaattcgCGATCACGATAAGGTGATCGAACATTTCTTGGTAGCAGTATCAGAAGCCCGCTCTTCGATTCGACTCCTCAGCCGATCGCTCACTTTGCAACTCCGGCAAATTGGAGGTAAAGTCTACGAGAGAATATCACTCCTCCTTCAACCTTACGATGTAAAACTTTCGCTCTCCAAGAACCCTAGAACCCTCCTCGTCTACCTAGAAGCTTTGCTGAGCAAGGCCTTCTTCGAAGACTTCGAGTCGGTTGGATTCCAGAAGAATGCTTCCAATCAAATTCTAAACCCAATAGAACGATGCGAAGCGAACTACGCGTCATTCAACATTCTACAAGGGCTAACATGGGATGAAGTGTTGAACAAAGGAACGAGGCACTTCAGCGAGGAGTTCAGTAAATTCTGTGACAGGAAGATGAGTGAGATCGTGGCTATGCTGGCTTGGAACCGTGCTTGGACTGAGCCGCTGCTACAGGCGTTCTTCTCAGCCTCCAAGAGCGTGTGGTTGGTGCACCTTCTGGCCATGTCGGTGCACCCGAGCTTGCCAATCTTTAGAGTTGAGACTGGGACGAAGTTTGACACTGTGTACATGGACGACATGGGTGGAGACAAGGCTCGGAGGCTGGTCCCAGTCATGGTCCGGATCATGGTGGCACCGGGGTTCTATGTTTATGGCAACGTGGTCAAGTGCAAGGTCCTTTGCAGGTACTCTAATGATAATAATCAAGACAGGGGTGTGCCCTTAACCCCTACAATTTAG
- the LOC100248249 gene encoding probable protein S-acyltransferase 14, with product MAWNVFKFCTALRGLGSVMIFIVLGVVGVTYYALVVVNYGPSLFHGDLDLLIALAVLLLFHSLLVMLLWSYFSVVSTDPGGVPLNWKPMVDEEKGDVDPLLGSEHTGVGLGVDQENMVANPASEAVRFCRKCNLFKPPRCHHCSVCGRCILKMDHHCVWVVNCVGAKNYKYFLLFLFYTFLETTLVTLSLLPHFIAFFSDGEIPGTPGTIAATFLTFVLNLAFALSVLGFLIMHISLVAANTTTIEAFEKKRTSTWRYDIGRKKNFEQVFGMDKRFWLIPAYSEEDILQMPELQGLEYPSRPNLDALQQF from the exons ATGGCGTGGAACGTCTTCAAATTCTGTACGGCACTGCGTGGCCTCGGCTCTGTCATGATCTTCATAGTCCTGGGCGTCGTGGGTGTCACCTATTATGCTCTCGTTGTTGTCAATTACGGCCCTTCTCTCTTTCATGGTGACCTTGATTTGCTCATTGCTCTTGCAGTCTTGTTGCTGTTTCATTCTTTG TTGGTGATGCTGCTGTGGAGCTACTTTTCTGTTGTTTCCACGGATCCGGGTGGTGTTCCACTGAATTGGAAGCCCATGGTGGACGAGGAGAAAGGAGATGTTGATCCATTGCTGGGTTCAGAACATACTGGTGTAGGCTTAGGTGTGGACCAGGAAAATATGGTTGCTAACCCAGCAAGTGAAGCAGTCCGGTTTTGTCGGAAATGCAACCTATTTAAACCACCCCGGTGCCATCACTGCTCTGTTT GCGGGAGATGCATATTGAAAATGGACCATCACTGTGTGTGGGTTGTCAATTGCGTTGGGGCAAAGAACTACAAgtatttccttcttttcttg TTTTACACATTTCTTGAGACAACTCTTGTCACTTTATCGCTATTGCCTCATTTCATAGCATTCTTTTCTGATGGAGAGATACCTGGAACACCAGGCACCATTGCAGCCACTTTTCTTACTTTTG TTTTGAATTTGGCATTTGCGTTGAGTGTACTGGGCTTTCTGATCATGCACATATCATTGGTAGCAGCCAATACCACAACCATTGAG GCATTTGAGAAGAAGCGCACCTCTACATGGCGTTATGACATTGGTCGAAAGAAAAACTTTGAACAG GTGTTTGGGATGGACAAGAGATTCTGGTTGATCCCTGCATATTCAGAAGAGGACATTTTACAGATGCCAGAACTCCAGGGTCTTGAGTACCCATCAAGACCCAACTTGGATGCTCTCCAGCAGTTTTAG